In Leptodesmis sichuanensis A121, the following are encoded in one genomic region:
- a CDS encoding ABC transporter substrate-binding protein: MNWTVRGWFDRWWKIGIAGMLSFCVAIALNASNAAHFKTQAAQVPQVVISTLGDFKTFNPAFNSEFPNIFLYTSEGLISENGETSEIEPALAESWIISDDKKKITFTLRDGLKWSDGHPLTVDDVLFTYRDVYLNEKIPTDFRDLLRIGKDGKFPSIRKVDDRRIEFTTPEPFAPFLRVLGVGILPAHALRESVFTNDADGKPQFLSTWGTGTNPKDLVVNGPYTLESYTPGQRYVFRRNPYYWRKDKQGQQLPHIERLVMQIVESTDTQLLRFRSGDLDMLGELGSLRPEDFSLLKQEERRGNFQIQQGGLRTGTLYVTFNLNTGRRQDGTPLVDPIKSRWFNTKEFRQAVAYAINRDKLINNVFRGLAKPQNSPISVQSPFYLSPEQGLKTYDYNPQRARELLQQAGFQYNSQNQLLDADGNRVRFNLLTNAENKLRVAIGAQVKQDLAAIGIQVDFAPISFGTVIEKMNTSLDWECILLGLTGGIEPNDGFNIWNPEGGSHLFNQGPQPGSPPIVGRRVSDWEREIGNLYIQGAQELDETKRKAIYAKTQQITQENLPFIYLANQMAMAAIRNRVEGVRYTALGLTYWNIAEQKVKPD, encoded by the coding sequence ATGAATTGGACGGTCAGGGGATGGTTTGACAGATGGTGGAAGATTGGTATAGCAGGGATGTTGAGCTTTTGTGTGGCGATCGCTCTCAATGCCTCTAACGCTGCTCACTTCAAAACTCAAGCGGCTCAGGTGCCCCAAGTTGTAATCAGCACACTTGGCGATTTCAAAACCTTTAATCCCGCGTTTAATTCCGAATTTCCCAATATCTTCCTCTATACCTCTGAGGGTTTGATTAGCGAGAATGGTGAAACTTCCGAGATTGAGCCTGCCCTGGCAGAATCCTGGATTATTTCAGACGACAAAAAAAAGATTACGTTTACCTTGCGGGATGGGTTGAAGTGGTCAGACGGCCATCCCCTGACTGTGGATGACGTGTTGTTTACCTACCGCGATGTGTATCTGAATGAGAAAATCCCAACCGATTTCCGGGATCTGCTACGCATCGGTAAGGATGGTAAATTTCCCAGCATCAGGAAAGTTGACGATCGCCGCATTGAATTTACTACCCCAGAACCCTTTGCGCCCTTTCTGCGGGTATTGGGTGTGGGAATTTTACCTGCCCACGCATTGCGGGAGTCGGTGTTTACGAACGATGCGGATGGTAAGCCCCAATTCCTCTCCACCTGGGGCACAGGCACGAATCCCAAAGATCTGGTCGTCAACGGCCCTTATACGCTGGAGAGTTATACTCCCGGGCAACGCTATGTGTTTCGGCGCAATCCGTATTACTGGCGGAAAGATAAGCAGGGCCAGCAACTGCCTCACATTGAACGGTTGGTGATGCAGATTGTGGAGTCTACGGACACTCAACTGCTGCGCTTTCGATCGGGAGATCTGGATATGTTGGGAGAACTCGGTTCTCTGCGTCCAGAGGATTTTTCACTGCTGAAACAAGAAGAAAGACGGGGGAACTTTCAAATTCAACAGGGAGGCTTGAGAACGGGAACTCTATATGTCACGTTCAACCTGAACACAGGTCGCCGTCAGGATGGCACTCCCCTGGTAGATCCGATTAAATCCCGCTGGTTTAACACGAAAGAGTTTCGTCAGGCGGTTGCCTATGCCATTAATCGAGACAAGTTGATCAATAATGTCTTTCGCGGATTGGCAAAACCCCAAAACTCGCCCATTTCTGTGCAAAGCCCCTTTTATCTCTCTCCAGAGCAAGGACTAAAAACCTATGACTATAATCCTCAACGTGCTAGGGAATTGTTGCAGCAGGCTGGCTTTCAATACAACAGCCAAAACCAACTGCTGGACGCAGATGGGAATCGGGTTCGCTTTAACTTACTGACCAATGCGGAGAATAAATTACGGGTGGCGATCGGTGCTCAAGTAAAGCAAGATCTGGCCGCGATCGGCATTCAGGTAGACTTTGCGCCGATCTCCTTTGGCACGGTCATTGAAAAAATGAATACGTCTCTAGACTGGGAATGCATCCTTCTGGGTTTAACGGGTGGCATTGAACCCAACGATGGCTTTAACATCTGGAATCCAGAAGGAGGATCTCACCTGTTTAATCAAGGCCCTCAGCCTGGATCTCCTCCTATTGTTGGTCGTCGGGTTTCAGACTGGGAACGAGAAATTGGCAATCTCTACATTCAGGGTGCACAGGAGCTAGACGAAACCAAGCGGAAAGCCATTTATGCCAAAACGCAGCAGATTACTCAGGAGAATTTGCCCTTTATCTATCTGGCCAATCAGATGGCAATGGCGGCAATCCGCAATCGTGTAGAGGGTGTAAGGTATACGGCTTTGGGCTTAACTTACTGGAACATTGCCGAACAAAAGGTAAAGCCAGATTAG